In a single window of the Tautonia plasticadhaerens genome:
- a CDS encoding glycosyltransferase family 4 protein, whose amino-acid sequence MSVTRTSRPPEIPAKPTAPDGGGRRLRIAFITAQLGVPWGGSEVLWSRAATLAMREGHEVAVVSRRWPETPAPIAALRDAGARLFPRVVDPRGRLGRNVERRLYPAPALARWRPDVVCVSLSTFYDAMDVPLARLARAAGAPYVLVCQQLDDRRGSPPMAASSWLRSAAADFCRGAARVAFVAEENRRSAERQVAARLPNSCVVRNPVQLSSLDPVPWPADDGEGPRLACVARLQIGDKGQDALFEALAGPAMRGRPWRLRLFGEGRDRTYLEELATHLGIADRVEFRGHVGDVRSIWRDHHLLVLPSQVEGTPLALVEAMLCGRPALVTDVGGHREWVDEPGNGFVSPAASGRELSAALWRAWEARESWEELGRRARLDALERFDPAPDRTLLRLLTGSAAPAAAPIPTPSPSEAP is encoded by the coding sequence ATGAGCGTCACCCGGACAAGCCGACCGCCCGAGATCCCGGCCAAGCCGACCGCACCCGACGGGGGCGGGAGGAGGCTGAGGATCGCCTTCATCACCGCCCAACTGGGGGTACCCTGGGGGGGGAGCGAGGTGCTCTGGTCCCGGGCGGCGACCCTGGCGATGCGGGAGGGGCACGAGGTCGCCGTGGTCTCCCGGCGCTGGCCGGAGACGCCGGCGCCGATCGCGGCCCTGAGGGACGCCGGCGCCCGCCTCTTCCCGAGGGTGGTCGACCCCCGGGGCCGCCTCGGACGGAACGTCGAGCGTCGCCTCTACCCCGCGCCGGCGCTGGCCCGCTGGCGTCCCGACGTGGTCTGCGTCAGCCTGAGCACCTTCTACGACGCGATGGACGTGCCCCTGGCCCGGCTGGCCCGGGCCGCCGGGGCGCCCTACGTGCTGGTCTGCCAGCAGCTGGACGACCGCCGGGGGTCGCCCCCGATGGCGGCCTCGAGCTGGCTCCGGTCGGCGGCGGCCGACTTCTGCCGGGGGGCCGCGCGGGTCGCCTTCGTCGCCGAGGAGAACCGCCGATCGGCCGAGCGGCAGGTCGCCGCCCGGCTGCCCAACTCCTGCGTCGTCCGGAACCCGGTGCAACTCTCGTCGCTCGACCCGGTCCCCTGGCCGGCCGACGACGGCGAGGGGCCCCGGCTGGCCTGCGTCGCCCGGCTCCAGATCGGCGACAAGGGCCAGGACGCCCTGTTCGAGGCGCTGGCCGGCCCCGCCATGCGGGGTCGCCCCTGGCGGCTCCGGCTCTTCGGGGAGGGGCGGGACCGGACCTACCTGGAGGAGCTGGCGACCCACCTCGGCATCGCCGACCGGGTCGAGTTCCGCGGCCACGTCGGCGACGTCCGGTCGATCTGGCGGGACCACCACCTGCTGGTGCTGCCCTCCCAGGTCGAGGGGACCCCGCTGGCGCTGGTCGAGGCGATGCTCTGCGGCCGGCCGGCGCTGGTGACCGACGTCGGGGGGCATCGGGAGTGGGTGGACGAGCCGGGCAACGGCTTCGTCTCCCCGGCGGCCAGCGGCCGGGAGCTGTCGGCCGCCCTGTGGCGAGCCTGGGAGGCCCGGGAGTCCTGGGAGGAGCTGGGGCGCCGGGCCCGGCTCGACGCGCTGGAGCGGTTCGACCCGGCCCCGGATCGGACCCTCCTTCGGCTGCTCACCGGGTCCGCGGCCCCGGCGGCGGCACCGATCCCGACCCCCTCGCCCTCGGAGGCGCCGTGA
- a CDS encoding glycosyltransferase family 2 protein gives MNPPTVSVLMPAYNAARHLEQAVRSILGQGFDDLELLVIDDGSDDDTPALLRRLAEADPRLHALSRPNAGIVATRNQLLAMARGELLAVMDSDDVAEPGRIARQVDYLRNHPECVAVGSWVRFIDPRGKPILLGHVNPDDDEALQAEALAGSCPLCHPSVMMRAEAVRAVGGYREGFAPSEDMDLFLRLGDRGRLGNIQEPLLRYRLHDHSASQRQHALQRENFRRASDEACARRGIPPRFVDRPHWRPTDRASLSAFRLWIGWAAFGRGDRRMAFEYGLKALRATPREGGPWKLLACALVKPAPGLPDGVPGPVAGGVR, from the coding sequence GTGAACCCGCCGACGGTCAGCGTCCTGATGCCGGCGTACAACGCCGCCCGCCACCTCGAGCAGGCCGTCCGCAGCATCCTCGGCCAGGGCTTCGACGACCTGGAGCTGCTCGTCATCGACGACGGCTCCGACGACGACACCCCCGCCCTGCTGCGCCGCCTCGCCGAGGCCGACCCCAGGCTCCACGCCCTCAGCCGCCCCAACGCCGGCATCGTCGCCACCCGCAACCAGCTGCTCGCCATGGCCCGCGGCGAGCTGCTCGCCGTCATGGACAGCGACGACGTCGCCGAGCCCGGCCGCATCGCCCGCCAGGTCGACTACCTCCGCAATCACCCCGAATGCGTCGCCGTCGGCAGCTGGGTCCGGTTCATCGACCCCAGGGGGAAGCCGATCCTCCTCGGCCACGTCAACCCCGACGACGACGAGGCGTTGCAGGCCGAGGCCCTCGCGGGATCCTGCCCGCTCTGCCACCCGAGCGTGATGATGAGGGCCGAGGCGGTCCGGGCCGTCGGCGGCTACCGGGAGGGGTTCGCGCCGTCGGAGGACATGGACCTGTTCCTCAGGCTGGGGGACCGGGGCCGCCTGGGGAACATCCAGGAGCCCCTGCTCCGCTACCGGCTGCACGACCATTCCGCCAGCCAGCGGCAGCATGCGTTGCAGCGGGAGAACTTCCGGAGGGCCTCCGACGAGGCCTGCGCCCGGCGCGGGATCCCGCCCCGATTCGTCGACCGCCCCCACTGGAGGCCGACCGACCGGGCCTCGCTGTCGGCCTTCCGGCTCTGGATCGGCTGGGCGGCCTTCGGCCGGGGAGATCGCCGGATGGCCTTCGAGTACGGCCTGAAGGCGCTCCGGGCGACCCCCCGGGAGGGCGGCCCCTGGAAGCTGCTGGCCTGCGCCCTGGTCAAGCCGGCCCCGGGCCTCCCCGACGGCGTCCCCGGGCCCGTGGCCGGGGGGGTCCGATGA
- a CDS encoding glycosyltransferase family 2 protein: protein MSTPAADPAVSVLMPAYNAARYLEQAVRSILGQGFDDLELLVIDDGSDDDTPALLRRLAEADPRLHALSRPNAGIVATRNQLLAMARGELLAVMDSDDVAEPGRIARQVDYLRNHPECVAVGSAVLVIDPQGDPLCVWNDDVSTHEQIDALHLEGHRGAVLCQPSVTMRAEAVRAVGGFRRRFEPAEDLDLYLRLAEVGRLANLPEPLLRYRMLPSSASHSRKREQVDGIRAAIEEAYRRRGLPAGPLPEPPSDEDLRLLADPSHNRALWGWWALRAGHVGSARKHARARLAERPLSPQSWRFLYCALRGR, encoded by the coding sequence ATGAGCACCCCCGCCGCCGACCCCGCCGTCTCGGTCCTGATGCCGGCGTACAACGCCGCCCGATACCTCGAGCAGGCCGTCCGCAGCATCCTCGGCCAGGGCTTCGACGACCTGGAGCTGCTCGTCATCGACGACGGCTCCGACGACGACACCCCCGCCCTGCTGCGCCGCCTCGCCGAGGCCGACCCCAGGCTCCACGCCCTCAGCCGCCCCAACGCCGGCATCGTCGCCACCCGCAACCAGCTGCTCGCCATGGCCCGCGGCGAGCTGCTCGCCGTCATGGACAGCGACGACGTCGCCGAGCCCGGCCGCATCGCCCGCCAGGTCGACTACCTCCGCAATCACCCCGAATGCGTCGCCGTCGGCTCGGCCGTCCTGGTGATCGACCCGCAGGGGGACCCGCTCTGCGTCTGGAACGACGACGTGTCGACCCACGAGCAGATCGACGCGCTGCACCTGGAGGGCCACCGGGGGGCCGTGCTCTGCCAGCCCTCGGTCACGATGAGGGCCGAGGCGGTCCGGGCCGTCGGCGGGTTCCGGCGCCGGTTCGAGCCGGCCGAGGACCTGGACCTGTACCTCCGGCTGGCGGAGGTGGGCCGGCTGGCCAACCTGCCCGAGCCGCTGCTGCGATACCGGATGCTCCCCTCCAGCGCGAGCCACTCCCGCAAGCGGGAGCAGGTCGACGGCATCCGGGCGGCCATCGAGGAGGCGTACCGCCGCCGGGGCCTGCCGGCGGGTCCGCTGCCGGAGCCGCCGAGCGACGAGGACCTCCGCCTGCTGGCGGACCCGTCGCACAACCGGGCGCTGTGGGGCTGGTGGGCCTTGCGGGCCGGGCACGTCGGCTCGGCGAGGAAGCACGCGAGGGCGAGGCTGGCCGAGCGGCCGCTGTCCCCCCAATCCTGGAGGTTCCTCTATTGCGCGCTCCGGGGGCGATGA
- a CDS encoding glycosyltransferase family 4 protein, translating into MRAPGAMISGGIGAVGAADDGGPPLAIGLFCPAWPPERFANGIITYVASVAEGMRELGHRPYLLAAGLAEGEGPPCEPGLVDLKPISRATGAGRLAEAAAARFRPPSPDSGIRRVARGLRRAARGGVLGLPRLDVLEVEETLGLPGFVAGRGAPPVIARLHGPWFLNGPNQGADPASPEFARRVRAEGDGIAASRAVTSPSADTLRRTRERYGLALGQAEAIPNPVLLVPEGRRWRPEEAEPGHVLFVGRFDRHKGGDTIIDAFALLLRDRPDARLTFVGPDPGLDRDGRRWSLPEYASTRLPGALEDGRVRWLGRRTPAEVSALRGRASATVVASRYETFAITITEAMAAGCPLVATRAGGAGELFEHEEHGLYAEPDDPVGLASAISRLLADPSAASAMGRRAAGHCERRYAPAVVARQTIRFYRRVLSGRAGGDRR; encoded by the coding sequence TTGCGCGCTCCGGGGGCGATGATCTCGGGGGGGATCGGTGCCGTCGGGGCGGCCGACGACGGGGGCCCCCCGCTGGCGATCGGGCTGTTCTGCCCGGCCTGGCCGCCGGAGCGGTTCGCCAACGGGATCATCACCTACGTCGCCTCGGTGGCCGAGGGGATGCGGGAGCTGGGCCACCGGCCGTACCTGCTGGCCGCGGGCCTGGCCGAGGGCGAGGGGCCCCCGTGTGAGCCGGGGCTGGTCGACCTGAAGCCGATCTCCCGGGCGACCGGGGCGGGCCGGCTGGCCGAGGCGGCGGCGGCCCGGTTCCGGCCCCCCTCCCCGGATTCGGGGATCCGGAGGGTGGCCCGGGGCCTGAGGAGGGCGGCCCGGGGGGGCGTGCTCGGGCTGCCGAGGCTCGACGTGCTGGAGGTGGAGGAGACGCTCGGCCTGCCGGGATTCGTGGCCGGGCGGGGGGCGCCGCCGGTGATCGCCCGCCTGCACGGCCCCTGGTTCCTGAACGGGCCGAACCAGGGGGCCGACCCGGCCTCCCCCGAATTCGCCCGCCGGGTCCGGGCCGAGGGGGACGGGATCGCCGCCTCCCGGGCGGTGACCTCGCCGTCGGCCGACACGCTGAGGAGGACCCGGGAGCGCTACGGCCTGGCCCTGGGGCAGGCCGAGGCGATCCCGAACCCGGTCCTCCTGGTGCCCGAGGGCCGCCGCTGGAGGCCCGAGGAGGCCGAGCCGGGGCACGTGCTCTTCGTCGGCCGGTTCGACCGCCACAAGGGGGGGGACACGATCATCGACGCCTTCGCCCTGCTGCTCCGGGACCGCCCCGACGCCCGGCTGACCTTCGTCGGCCCCGACCCGGGCCTGGACCGCGACGGCCGCCGCTGGTCGCTGCCCGAGTACGCCTCGACCCGGCTGCCGGGTGCCCTGGAGGACGGCCGGGTCCGGTGGCTCGGGCGTCGGACGCCGGCCGAGGTGTCGGCCCTGAGGGGGAGGGCCTCGGCGACGGTGGTGGCCTCCCGGTACGAGACCTTCGCGATCACGATCACCGAGGCGATGGCCGCCGGCTGCCCGCTGGTGGCCACCCGGGCCGGGGGCGCCGGCGAGCTGTTCGAGCACGAGGAGCACGGCCTGTACGCCGAGCCGGACGACCCGGTCGGCCTGGCCTCGGCGATCTCGAGGCTGCTGGCCGACCCGTCGGCGGCGTCGGCGATGGGCCGCCGGGCCGCCGGGCATTGCGAGCGGCGCTATGCCCCGGCGGTGGTCGCCCGCCAGACGATCCGCTTCTACCGCCGGGTGCTGTCCGGCCGGGCCGGGGGGGACCGACGATGA
- a CDS encoding tetratricopeptide repeat protein — MNPVAMIALLAWPVISLVLFAVLGPWRGVIATYLGAYLLLSGWVGISLIGLPDYSKYTAANLGALAGILVFDAARLAAFRPRWYDAFALVACLSPVASVAANGLPSWEAVNAVSTMTMTWGLPYLVGRLYAGRPGADRDLALGIALAGALLMPLIAFEVATSRSIHGLIYGLPVSNGYKYGLYRPVAMAGNALELGLWSSLTALSAFALWCSGSIRRVAGVPFAAWAAAAGLGGVLCHETAALGMLLLGAFLISLTVGRPRFGTLPAYLAAGAVVLVAPKLGGRASLTALMAIGGVVYLRDRRPNLVVISAAMAAPAYLFLRISETVSRQALTGVMYGLLGAQRGQSLEFRIINEEDLVAHVMRRPLLGWATFSEGRGFSQDWMIVDSYWIIHFAKFGVIGLAALYGLLALPVVLTALRRSVGRWDEPRNAAAGALSVCMILYTLDSLLNAYIMLPIPVTVGLLIAMPGASGRASGRASSASADRGLGRVERLAALGRPAEAEAACRQLVAVRELDPAGHLPLADACDRLADLLEALGRAGEAEPWRRRALHLRGALVAADPGDPDSRSALAGCAERLGRNLSGRGRWAEAAEIRGLALEQRAALAAEDPEDLAPYADGLNDLAWLLARSADPSSRAPRRAVALAEQAVRLAPGRKAYWNTLGACYRASGQPGPAVAALRRSLELGPDDSGFDAALLAPCLAELGDPAGAREALARLDDRLARLGPAAPAALLQLRAEADAAIHAPAPAGLG; from the coding sequence ATGAATCCGGTGGCGATGATCGCCCTGCTGGCCTGGCCGGTGATATCGCTGGTCCTCTTCGCGGTGCTCGGCCCGTGGCGGGGGGTGATCGCCACCTACCTGGGGGCCTACCTGCTGCTCTCCGGCTGGGTCGGCATCTCGCTGATCGGCCTGCCCGACTACTCGAAGTACACGGCCGCCAACCTCGGGGCCCTGGCCGGGATCCTGGTCTTCGACGCCGCCCGGCTGGCCGCCTTCCGGCCGCGCTGGTACGACGCGTTCGCCCTGGTCGCCTGCCTGTCCCCGGTCGCCTCGGTCGCGGCCAACGGCCTGCCGTCCTGGGAGGCGGTCAACGCCGTCTCCACGATGACGATGACCTGGGGGCTGCCGTATCTCGTCGGCCGGCTCTATGCCGGACGCCCGGGGGCCGACCGGGACCTGGCCCTGGGGATCGCCCTGGCCGGGGCCCTGCTCATGCCGCTGATCGCCTTCGAGGTGGCCACGTCGCGGTCGATCCACGGCCTCATCTACGGCCTGCCCGTCTCCAACGGGTACAAGTACGGGCTGTACCGCCCGGTGGCGATGGCGGGCAACGCGCTGGAGCTGGGGCTCTGGTCGAGCCTGACCGCCCTGTCGGCCTTCGCGCTGTGGTGCTCGGGGTCGATCCGGAGGGTGGCCGGGGTGCCCTTCGCGGCCTGGGCGGCGGCGGCCGGGCTCGGGGGGGTCCTGTGCCACGAGACCGCGGCGCTGGGGATGTTGTTGCTGGGGGCCTTCCTGATCAGCCTGACGGTCGGCCGCCCCCGATTCGGGACGCTGCCGGCGTACCTGGCCGCCGGGGCGGTGGTGCTGGTGGCCCCGAAGCTCGGCGGCCGGGCCTCGCTGACGGCCCTGATGGCCATCGGCGGGGTCGTCTACCTGAGGGACCGCCGGCCCAACCTGGTGGTCATCTCGGCGGCGATGGCGGCGCCGGCCTACCTGTTCCTGCGCATCTCCGAGACCGTCTCGAGGCAGGCGCTGACGGGCGTCATGTACGGCCTGCTGGGGGCCCAGCGCGGCCAGTCGCTGGAATTCCGGATCATCAACGAGGAAGACCTGGTCGCGCACGTGATGCGGCGGCCGCTGCTGGGCTGGGCGACCTTCTCCGAGGGGCGGGGCTTCTCCCAGGACTGGATGATCGTCGACAGCTACTGGATCATCCATTTCGCGAAGTTCGGCGTGATCGGCCTGGCGGCCCTGTACGGGCTGCTGGCCCTCCCGGTGGTGCTGACCGCCCTCCGGCGGTCGGTCGGCCGCTGGGACGAGCCGCGCAACGCCGCGGCCGGGGCGCTGTCCGTCTGCATGATCCTCTACACGCTGGACAGCCTGCTGAACGCCTACATCATGCTGCCGATCCCGGTGACGGTCGGCCTGCTGATCGCGATGCCGGGGGCGTCGGGCCGGGCGTCGGGCCGGGCGTCGTCGGCGTCGGCCGACCGCGGCCTGGGGCGGGTGGAGCGGCTGGCGGCGCTGGGCCGCCCGGCCGAGGCCGAGGCGGCCTGCCGGCAGCTGGTCGCGGTCCGGGAGCTGGACCCGGCCGGGCACCTGCCCCTGGCCGACGCCTGTGACCGGCTGGCCGACCTGCTCGAGGCCCTCGGCCGGGCCGGGGAGGCCGAGCCCTGGCGCCGACGGGCCCTGCACCTGCGGGGCGCCCTGGTGGCCGCCGACCCCGGGGACCCGGACTCCCGCTCGGCCCTGGCCGGCTGCGCCGAGCGGCTGGGGCGCAACCTCTCGGGCCGGGGCCGGTGGGCCGAGGCGGCCGAGATCCGAGGCCTGGCCCTGGAGCAGCGGGCCGCCCTGGCCGCCGAGGATCCCGAGGATCTGGCCCCCTACGCCGACGGCCTCAACGACCTGGCCTGGCTGCTGGCCCGGTCGGCCGACCCGTCGTCGAGGGCCCCCCGTCGGGCCGTCGCCCTGGCCGAGCAGGCGGTGCGGCTGGCGCCCGGCCGCAAGGCATACTGGAACACCCTGGGGGCCTGCTACCGGGCCTCCGGGCAGCCCGGCCCGGCGGTGGCCGCCCTGAGGCGATCGCTGGAGCTGGGCCCCGACGACTCCGGCTTCGACGCCGCCCTGCTGGCCCCCTGCCTGGCCGAACTGGGGGACCCGGCCGGTGCCCGGGAGGCCCTCGCCCGGCTCGACGACCGGCTGGCCCGACTCGGCCCGGCGGCCCCCGCCGCGCTGCTGCAGCTCCGGGCCGAGGCCGACGCCGCCATCCACGCCCCGGCCCCGGCCGGCTTGGGATGA